In Pelmatolapia mariae isolate MD_Pm_ZW linkage group LG13, Pm_UMD_F_2, whole genome shotgun sequence, a genomic segment contains:
- the LOC134640178 gene encoding peroxiredoxin-like 2A isoform X3, translating into MGMWAVGLGAVGAALTGIFLANTDLCLTKAANATLQYLQDADLHSTTGDDKVIKAKSLWETNGAVVMAVRRPGUFLCREEASALSSLKPQLEELGVPLVAVVKEDIGTEIRDFRPHFAGDIYIDEQKRFYGPVQRRMGGLGFIRLGVWQNFMRAWRSGYQGNMNGEGFVLGGVFVIGPADQGILLEHREKEFGDKVDTADVLEAVKKIVPVK; encoded by the exons ATGGGGATGTGGGCtgtgggtctgggtgccgtcgGAGCTGCCCTAACCGGGATCTTCCTGGCCAACACGGATCTGTGTCTTACTAAAGCTGCCAATGCAACGCTGCAATACCTTCAAGATGCTGATCTGCACTCCACCACAGGTG ATGACAAGGTCATCAAAGCAAAGAGCCTGTGGGAGACGAATGGGGCTGTGGTCATGGCTGTAAGAAGACCTGGATGATTTTTGTGCAGAGAG GAGGCCTCTGCGCTGTCCTCTCTGAAGCCCCAGCTGGAAGAGCTTGGGGTCCCTCTGGTTGCTGTTGTGAAAGAGGACATCGGCACAGAGATCCGGGACTTCAGACCGCACTTCGCTGGGGACATCTATATAGATGAACAG AAACGTTTTTATGGCCCGGTGCAGAGAAGGATGGGAGGCCTGGGGTTCATTCGCCTGGGAGTGTGGCAGAACTTCATGCGAGCCTGGAGGTCTGGGTACCAGGGCAACATGAATGGAGAGGGCTTCGTTCTCGGAGGGGTGTTTGTCATCGGACCAGCAGACCAG gGCATCCTCCTGGAACACCGCGAGAAGGAGTTTGGCGATAAGGTGGACACGGCCGATGTTCTAGAGGCCGTTAAAAAAATTGTACCAGTGAAATAA
- the LOC134640178 gene encoding peroxiredoxin-like 2A isoform X2 → MLALSRCSTALSWRLALRCSALSVRGSNPGSQPSTTARPQFLRTQAAPFHQSKAKASPDPNKILSVLSSASGLEGELFGMGMWAVGLGAVGAALTGIFLANTDLCLTKAANATLQYLQDADLHSTTDDKVIKAKSLWETNGAVVMAVRRPGUFLCREEASALSSLKPQLEELGVPLVAVVKEDIGTEIRDFRPHFAGDIYIDEQKRFYGPVQRRMGGLGFIRLGVWQNFMRAWRSGYQGNMNGEGFVLGGVFVIGPADQGILLEHREKEFGDKVDTADVLEAVKKIVPVK, encoded by the exons ATGCTGGCTCTGTCCAGATGTTCCACAGCTTTGAGCTGGAGGCTTGCCCTCCGCTGCTCTGCCCTCTCCGTGAGGGGCTCTAACCCAGGCAGCCAGCCCTCCACCACAGCCAGGCCTCAGTTTCTAAGGACCCAGGCTGCCCCGTTTCACCAAAGTAAAGCCAAAGCCAGTCCAGACCCAAACAAGATCCTTTCAG TTTTGTCCTCTGCTTCTGGGCTGGAGGGCGAGCTCTTTGGAATGGGGATGTGGGCtgtgggtctgggtgccgtcgGAGCTGCCCTAACCGGGATCTTCCTGGCCAACACGGATCTGTGTCTTACTAAAGCTGCCAATGCAACGCTGCAATACCTTCAAGATGCTGATCTGCACTCCACCACAG ATGACAAGGTCATCAAAGCAAAGAGCCTGTGGGAGACGAATGGGGCTGTGGTCATGGCTGTAAGAAGACCTGGATGATTTTTGTGCAGAGAG GAGGCCTCTGCGCTGTCCTCTCTGAAGCCCCAGCTGGAAGAGCTTGGGGTCCCTCTGGTTGCTGTTGTGAAAGAGGACATCGGCACAGAGATCCGGGACTTCAGACCGCACTTCGCTGGGGACATCTATATAGATGAACAG AAACGTTTTTATGGCCCGGTGCAGAGAAGGATGGGAGGCCTGGGGTTCATTCGCCTGGGAGTGTGGCAGAACTTCATGCGAGCCTGGAGGTCTGGGTACCAGGGCAACATGAATGGAGAGGGCTTCGTTCTCGGAGGGGTGTTTGTCATCGGACCAGCAGACCAG gGCATCCTCCTGGAACACCGCGAGAAGGAGTTTGGCGATAAGGTGGACACGGCCGATGTTCTAGAGGCCGTTAAAAAAATTGTACCAGTGAAATAA
- the LOC134640178 gene encoding peroxiredoxin-like 2A isoform X1, translated as MLALSRCSTALSWRLALRCSALSVRGSNPGSQPSTTARPQFLRTQAAPFHQSKAKASPDPNKILSVLSSASGLEGELFGMGMWAVGLGAVGAALTGIFLANTDLCLTKAANATLQYLQDADLHSTTGDDKVIKAKSLWETNGAVVMAVRRPGUFLCREEASALSSLKPQLEELGVPLVAVVKEDIGTEIRDFRPHFAGDIYIDEQKRFYGPVQRRMGGLGFIRLGVWQNFMRAWRSGYQGNMNGEGFVLGGVFVIGPADQGILLEHREKEFGDKVDTADVLEAVKKIVPVK; from the exons ATGCTGGCTCTGTCCAGATGTTCCACAGCTTTGAGCTGGAGGCTTGCCCTCCGCTGCTCTGCCCTCTCCGTGAGGGGCTCTAACCCAGGCAGCCAGCCCTCCACCACAGCCAGGCCTCAGTTTCTAAGGACCCAGGCTGCCCCGTTTCACCAAAGTAAAGCCAAAGCCAGTCCAGACCCAAACAAGATCCTTTCAG TTTTGTCCTCTGCTTCTGGGCTGGAGGGCGAGCTCTTTGGAATGGGGATGTGGGCtgtgggtctgggtgccgtcgGAGCTGCCCTAACCGGGATCTTCCTGGCCAACACGGATCTGTGTCTTACTAAAGCTGCCAATGCAACGCTGCAATACCTTCAAGATGCTGATCTGCACTCCACCACAGGTG ATGACAAGGTCATCAAAGCAAAGAGCCTGTGGGAGACGAATGGGGCTGTGGTCATGGCTGTAAGAAGACCTGGATGATTTTTGTGCAGAGAG GAGGCCTCTGCGCTGTCCTCTCTGAAGCCCCAGCTGGAAGAGCTTGGGGTCCCTCTGGTTGCTGTTGTGAAAGAGGACATCGGCACAGAGATCCGGGACTTCAGACCGCACTTCGCTGGGGACATCTATATAGATGAACAG AAACGTTTTTATGGCCCGGTGCAGAGAAGGATGGGAGGCCTGGGGTTCATTCGCCTGGGAGTGTGGCAGAACTTCATGCGAGCCTGGAGGTCTGGGTACCAGGGCAACATGAATGGAGAGGGCTTCGTTCTCGGAGGGGTGTTTGTCATCGGACCAGCAGACCAG gGCATCCTCCTGGAACACCGCGAGAAGGAGTTTGGCGATAAGGTGGACACGGCCGATGTTCTAGAGGCCGTTAAAAAAATTGTACCAGTGAAATAA